In Candidatus Devosia phytovorans, the DNA window CCCAGCATGCCGGTCTATTTCCTCGAAACGGGCAAGCATTTTGCCGAGACGCTGGCCTATGTCGAGACGCTGAGGAAGCATCTCGGCCTGATCAATGTCCATGCCATCCACCCCAATCCGGATGACGTGAAGCGCTTCGATCCCAATGGCAATTTGTGGGAAACGGACCCGGACAGCTGCTGCCATATCCGCAAGACCGAGCCGCTGGAGCCGATCACCGAGCAGTATGGTGGCTGGGTCACGGGGCGGAAGCGCTTCCAGACCAAGGAACGCGGCGTGCTGCCGCATTTCGAGCTGACGAGCGATGATCGCATCAAGGTCAATCCCCTTGCCTATTTCAACGACGCCGATGTCAACGCCTACAAGGTCGAGCACGGCTTGCCCGAGCATCCGCTGTTCGCTAAGGGCTACAAGTCGATTGGCTGCGCGCCCTGCACCTCGGTGGTTGCCGAGGGCGAGGATCCGCGCGCCGGACGGTGGCGCGGCCTCAACAAGAAGGAATGCGGCATCCATTACGATTTCAGTGGAGCGATCGCCTCGCCTATGCAAGCTGCAAACAGACACAAGCTCTGGAAGGATGGCGGTTTCATCGCCGACCCATTCCACGAATGGACCGAAGAGAGCACGGTGGAGACGGCTGCATACAAACATGTGCCGTTGCCGGTGTTCCTCGAGCATCGCGACGAATTTCTCGCAAGCCAGCATCCGCTGGGCCTGCTGGTCGTGCCGGGCGACAATATCGAACAGGTCGAGGGCGATCTGGCGCGCTTTGCTTCGGTTGCCATCAAGTTCCCGGCCTTTTCGGACGGGCGCGGCTATTCGACGGCTCGCCTTTTGGGTGAGCGCTATAAATATGCCGGTGAAATCAGGGCGGTAGGCGATGTCCTGCAGGATCAGATTCCGCTGATGCGGCGCTGCGGCTTCAATGCATTCGTGGTGACGCATGAGCCGACCCGCGAGGCGCTGATCGAAAATCGCCTGCCGGAAGTGGCGCTGTTTTACCAGCCGGTCGGGGTCACCGAAGTGCCCGTCGGCACGCGCCCCTTCCTTCGCCGCGTCCACTGATGTAAGTGGACCGGACTAGTCAGGATTTCTGATCCATCCAGCTTGATCTGTGTCATGTCCGTTTCGGCGAGGATGGCGCAGGGAGACGTAATGGCCTTGGCGGCCCAAAGCAGAGTTTGAAATGAGCACTGAGATCACCACCGATGTTGTCGTTATTGGCGCCGGCCCCTGCGGGCTGTTTGCCGCCTTCGAACTCGGGCTGCTCGATCTCAAATGCCATTTCATCGACATTCTGGATCGCCCCGGCGGCCAGTGCGCCGAACTCTATCCGGAAAAGCCGATCTATGACATTCCGGGCTTCCCCATCGTCACCGGCCAGCAATTGACCGACAACCTGATGGCGCAGATTGCGCCGTTTGCGCCCGAGTTCCACTTCAACCGCATGGTCAATACCATCGAGAAGCAGGAAGACGGCTCGTTCCGCCTGGAAACCGATGCCGACGAGATTTTCCACACCAAGGTGGTGGTGATCGCGGCCGGCGGTGGCTCGTTCCAGCCCAAGCGCCCGCCGGTGGATGCCATCGAGCAGTTCGAGAACAAGTCGGTCTTTTATGCCGTGCGCAAGATGGACGACTTCCGCGATCAGGACGTGGTCATCGTCGGCGGTGGCGACTCGGCGCTCGACTGGACGCTCAACCTGCAGCCCATCGTGCGCACGCTGACGCTGGTGCACCGCCGCGATGCCTTCAAGGCAGCGCCGGCTTCGGTCAACAAGATGAAGGAGCTGGTCGGCGATGGGAAGATCAACTTCCAGCTCGGCCAGATTGCCAAGCTCGACGGCGAGAATGGCCAGATCAACCATGTGCACCTGACCACCGATGCCGGCGATCTCTCCATCCCGGCCACGCGCCTGCTGCCCTTTTTTGGTCTCACCATGAAGCTGGGTCCGGTGGCCGACTGGGGCCTCGAGCTCAATGACAATACGATCAAGGTCGACACGGAAAAGTTCGAGACCTCGGTGCCCGGCATTTTCGCCATTGGCGACATCAACTGGTATCCGGGCAAGCTCAAGCTGATCCTCTCCGGCTTCCACGAAGCCGCGCTGATGGCCCAGGCCGCCAAGGCGATTGTCTCCCCTGGAGAGCGGGTGGTGTTCCAGTACACGACCAGCTCCACCAAGCTGCAGAAGAAGCTGGGCGTCGCCTAAGCCTTATTGACTGGGGCTCTTCCCTTGCGGGAAGGGCCCGTGGCGCGGTAGGACAGCCGCGTTGTTGAGGAATACTGCCCATGATGATCCACGTCACCGACCAGACCGGCCAGGAGCACGCTCTCGAGGGCCTTGAGGGCTGGCGCGTGATGGAAGTGATCCGCGACTGGGGCCTCGACATCAAGGCCGAATGCGGTGGCGCGATGAGCTGTGCCACCTGCCATGTCTATGTCGATCCGGCCTGGACCGACGCCGTCGGCGCGCCGAGCGACGAGGAAGAGGACATGCTCGACAGCGTCGGCGACGTGAAGTCCAATTCGCGCCTTTCCTGCCAGATTCTCTGCAGCGACGCGCTGGATGGGCTCAAGCTCACCCTTGCAGCAAGTGCGTCCAAGGACGCCTAGCTCGCCTTTCCCGCATCTGCGGTGACATTGACCAGTTCGGGGATGAAATCCCGGACCGTGGGCTGGTTGAGCACGGCAAAGGGCAGGGGGCGGGTGACGCGCATGGCGGCGATGCCGACGCGGACCGTCATCAAACCATTGACCACGCCTTCGCCCAGCCGGGCTGACAGCTTTGCAGCAAGGCCCTGGCCGACCAGTTGCTCGACAATGCCATCGGTCAGCACCAGGCCGCCGGTGACGGCGAGATGGGCGAGCACTGCGCCAGTGAGCCGGAAGAAGCCGAAGAGGCCCGGGCGAGCGCCGTAGAGCGCGGCAATGGCTCCGGCGAGGCGGATGCTCTCGTAAATGACGAAGGCGACATCCACCAGCGCACGGGGCGAAACGGCGGTGACCAGTGCTACGCGGCGGGCCGAGGCGGCGGTCAGGATCTTGGCGCGGGCGTCAAGTGAGGCCATCAGGCTGCGTTCGGAGAGGGCGATGATTTCATTGCCGTCGAAGAGATGGGGCAGGTTTTCTGCCATCTGCTGGCGCGCGCGGGCCAGGTCGGGCCGGCTGGCATAGATGCCGGCGAGACTATCAGCGACCTTCCGTGCCCCATGCGCATCATTGCCGGCATGGGCCAGTTCGGCGTCGCGACGCAGCGCGTCAAGCACGCGCAGGCGGCGCAGGGCGAAGGCTTCGCGTGTGGCGATGGCGATCATGGCCAGGATAAAAAGCGCGAGGACGCCAAGGCCGAGATAGCCGAGCCATGCATTGGTGGCGAAAAGATCGCGGATCAGCCGGTCGGCCGCAAGGCCCAAGCCTGCAGAGACGAGAATGCCGCCCGTGGTCCAGGCGAGCCGGCCAATCCAGCCGAGGCGGCGGGGTGGTGACACGACGAGGCTCTCGTCCATGGCAGCCTCGAAGCGGGCCTCCTCGATCTCGACCTTGGCCGGCGCGAAGGCGCGGGGGACACGGAAGGTTTCCTCGGCTTCGCTCATCGTAGCGGTCGGGCGGGCGATGGGGCGTTTCATGCGAGCCAGTCTCCGATCAGATAGTCGAGAGCGCGGTCGAAGCGGATATGGGGCAGGACGACATCGCCATTGGCATTGCGGTCGAGCTTTTGCGGCGGGGTGAAGCGCAGGAAATTGAGCGCGACGGGATTGCCGTCTTCGAACAGGGAATCTGGCCGCTCCGGCAAGTCACCGGGAAACAGAGCGATTTCGGTCTTGCCGTCATAGGTGACCTTG includes these proteins:
- a CDS encoding 2Fe-2S iron-sulfur cluster-binding protein; amino-acid sequence: MMIHVTDQTGQEHALEGLEGWRVMEVIRDWGLDIKAECGGAMSCATCHVYVDPAWTDAVGAPSDEEEDMLDSVGDVKSNSRLSCQILCSDALDGLKLTLAASASKDA
- a CDS encoding phosphoadenylyl-sulfate reductase yields the protein MAMPKLAPVPAAHEKLRALGILALNGMFDEMDAVGVLRYAVSDVLPGDLAIVSSFGADSAVLLHIVAQVDPSMPVYFLETGKHFAETLAYVETLRKHLGLINVHAIHPNPDDVKRFDPNGNLWETDPDSCCHIRKTEPLEPITEQYGGWVTGRKRFQTKERGVLPHFELTSDDRIKVNPLAYFNDADVNAYKVEHGLPEHPLFAKGYKSIGCAPCTSVVAEGEDPRAGRWRGLNKKECGIHYDFSGAIASPMQAANRHKLWKDGGFIADPFHEWTEESTVETAAYKHVPLPVFLEHRDEFLASQHPLGLLVVPGDNIEQVEGDLARFASVAIKFPAFSDGRGYSTARLLGERYKYAGEIRAVGDVLQDQIPLMRRCGFNAFVVTHEPTREALIENRLPEVALFYQPVGVTEVPVGTRPFLRRVH
- a CDS encoding NAD(P)/FAD-dependent oxidoreductase, whose translation is MSTEITTDVVVIGAGPCGLFAAFELGLLDLKCHFIDILDRPGGQCAELYPEKPIYDIPGFPIVTGQQLTDNLMAQIAPFAPEFHFNRMVNTIEKQEDGSFRLETDADEIFHTKVVVIAAGGGSFQPKRPPVDAIEQFENKSVFYAVRKMDDFRDQDVVIVGGGDSALDWTLNLQPIVRTLTLVHRRDAFKAAPASVNKMKELVGDGKINFQLGQIAKLDGENGQINHVHLTTDAGDLSIPATRLLPFFGLTMKLGPVADWGLELNDNTIKVDTEKFETSVPGIFAIGDINWYPGKLKLILSGFHEAALMAQAAKAIVSPGERVVFQYTTSSTKLQKKLGVA
- a CDS encoding TIGR01620 family protein, with the translated sequence MKRPIARPTATMSEAEETFRVPRAFAPAKVEIEEARFEAAMDESLVVSPPRRLGWIGRLAWTTGGILVSAGLGLAADRLIRDLFATNAWLGYLGLGVLALFILAMIAIATREAFALRRLRVLDALRRDAELAHAGNDAHGARKVADSLAGIYASRPDLARARQQMAENLPHLFDGNEIIALSERSLMASLDARAKILTAASARRVALVTAVSPRALVDVAFVIYESIRLAGAIAALYGARPGLFGFFRLTGAVLAHLAVTGGLVLTDGIVEQLVGQGLAAKLSARLGEGVVNGLMTVRVGIAAMRVTRPLPFAVLNQPTVRDFIPELVNVTADAGKAS